DNA sequence from the Selenomonas timonae genome:
CGTATCGAGCACCTGCTGCGGCTCGTAGCCGTATCGCTTGCCCGCGAGCACCTGCAATGCCGAGAGAGAAAATGGGAGCGGCGGCGGCTCCTCCTTCTTCTTGCGCTCATAGCGCGTGATCTTCGCGTCCTGCGGATCGCCGCCGAACGCCTCCAACGCAGCGCGTGCGGCGCTCTCGTCTACAAGCCGTCCCTCGGGATCGAGCGTCGTGCGCTCCTCCGACGGCTTCCACCGTGCACGAAACGATTCGCCCATCTTCTCATGACGAAATACAGCGTCGAGCAGATAGTAGGTTGCGGGCTTAAAGTTCTCGATCTCGCGCTCGCGTCGCACAACGAGGGCGAGCGTCGGCGTCTTAACCCGCCCGATGGGAAGCACGAGCCGGTCATGCCCCGCACGCCGCGCCGCAAGCGTATAGGCGCGCGAGAGATTCATCCCGATGAGCCAGTCCGCACGCGCACGCGCGAGCGCCGAGCGCTTGAGCGGCAGGAAGTCCCGATTGTCGCGCAGATCGCCGAGCGCATCGTGGATGCTCTTATCGTCGAGCGCGTTGATGAGGATGCGGCGCACGGGCTTCTCGTTGCCAAGATAGTCCAGTACCTCATCTACAAGCAGCTGCCCCTCGCGGTCGGGGTCACCGCCGTGCACGATCTCATCCGCACGCTCGATCAGCCCCTTGACCACGGCGAACTGCTGCGCTGCGCTCTCGTTCACGACGAGCCGCCACTCGGTGGGCAGGATCGGCAGATCCTCCGCGCGCCAGCGCTTTAGTTTCGGATCGTATTCCTCCGGCTCCGCCTGCCGCAGGACGTGACCGAAGAGCCACGTCACCACGCCGCCGCCCGTCTCGATCCATCCCTGTCCCTTGCGATGCGGCTGCGGCAGACACGCGGCAAGTGCACGCCCGACGCTCGGCTTCTCCGCGATGTAGAGCCTCATGCAAACACCTTCGAGAGCGCCCAGATGAGGAGGACAAACCAGAGAATCACGACAATGGATGCCACAACGAGTATGAGCGTCCCGTAGCGCGCCACGCGCCGCTCGCCCTCCGCACGCGCGTCGGGGGGCAGCATCCGCACGAGCAGCTCCGTCGCTGCCGGCAGGATCACCATATCATCCACCGCACCGAGCAGCGGAATCGTATCGGGTATGATGTCAATCGGGCTGACAAGGTAGAGCAGTGCAAGCGGGAAGAGAAACTTCACCGCACGCGGCGTATCGCGCCGCACCATCGCAAAGAGCAGCACGGCGATATCGCGCCGCAATGCACGCAGCAGCACCAAGAATCGCAGCATAGAAACCTCCGATCATTTCATATCATTATGCTCAGTATACCATTCCGCCCGCCCTCTTTCAAATGGAAATGAAAAGGGCAGACGCGCAACGGCATCTGCCCTTTTGGATAGGTTCAAAGATTTTTACGCAAGCGTAATGAGCGGCTTGCCCGTCATCTCCTTCGGAATGGGAAGCCCTGCGAGCGTCAGAAGCGTCGGTGCGATGTCGCAGAGTGCACCCGTATGCACTTCCTTCACGCGGTCGGAGACCACGATGAACGGCACGGGGTTTGTCGTGTGTTTCGTGAACGGCTGATTCGTCTCGTAGTCCCACATCTTGTCGGCGTTGCCGTGATCCGCCGTGATGCAGACCTCGCCGCCGACCTCGCGGATGGCGTCGACAAAACGCCCAACGCAGGTGTCGACCGTCTCAACCGCCTTCACAACCGCAGGGACGACACCCGTATGACCGACCATGTCGCAGTTCGCATAGTTGAGGATGATGAAGTCATACTTCTTCGACTTGATCGCCTCGACCACCTTGTCCGTGACCTCGATCGCGCTCATCTCGGGCTGCAGATCGTAGGTCGCAACCTTCGGGGAGTGCACGAGGATGCGATCCTCGCCCTTGTACGGTTCCTCGACGCCGCCGTTGAAGAAGAACGTGACGTGTGCGTATTTCTCCGTCTCGGCGATGCGCAGCTGCGTGTAGCCGAGATCCTGCACATACTGACCGAACGTGTTGTCGATCTCCTCGGGCGGGAACGCCACGAGCGCGTTCATCCCCGCCTCGTACTGCGAGAACGTCGCAAATGGGATCTTCAGCGACTCGTCACGCCGGAAGCCGTCAAACTTCTCATCGACGAATGCGTGTGTGAGCTGGCGCGCACGGTCGGGACGGAAGTTGTAGAAGATCGCGCCGTCACCGTTCTTCATGCCGGGGTATCCCTCGACCACGAACGGGACGACGAACTCATCCGTCACGCCCTCGGGCTTCTCGCTCGTATCGGCGTAGGAGGCGAGCACGCCGTCGACCGCCGTCTTTGCCACAGTCTTTGCCTTGGCGTGTGCAATCGCCTCATAGGCGAGCTGCTCGCGCTCCCAGCGGTGGTCGCGATCCATCGCGTAGTAGCGTCCGCTGACCGTTGCAATCTTGCCGACGCCGATCTCCGCCGCCTTCTTTTCAACTGCCTCGAGATATTCCTGCGCGCTCTTGGGCGGCACGTCACGGCCGTCGAGGAACGCATGAATCCAGACCTCGGTCAGCCCCTCGCGCTTCGCCAGCTCGAGCACGCCGAAGAGATGATCGTCATGGCTGTGCACGCCGCCCGGAGAGACGAGCCCCATGACGTGCAGTGCCCCACCGCGCTCACGCACGCCGCGCACGATCGTGAGCAGCGCCTCGTTCTTGAAGAAGTCGCCGTTCTTGATGTCGCGCGTGATGCGCGTAAGCTGCTGATAGACGATGCGGCCTGCGCCGATGTTCGTGTGACCGACCTCGGAGTTGCCCATCTGCCCATCCGGCAGCCCGACATACTCACCCGAGGCAAAGATCTGATTGTATTTGTATGTTTTCTTCAGCCCGTCAAGGATCGGTGTATTCGCCATGGCGATGGCGTTGTACTTCATATCGTTCGGGTCGCCGTTGCCGAAGCCGTCCATGATGATAAGAGCGACCGGTGCATTCTTAAGTTTTGCCATAATATTTGATTCTTTCTAAGAGCTTTCGCTCAATACTCAGGAGGCGCAGATTCTCCGCAAAACGAAGCATCCGCGCCAACCAAGCAAGTGTATAAACCTTTTTGAAATCAGAAATTGACGATCGCTGCGAAATCCTGCGCCTTGAGTGCCGCACCGCCGACGAGCGCGCCGTCGACATTCGGCTTCTCCATGAGGCCTGCGATCGTTGCGGGCTTCACGCTGCCGCCGTACTGGATGCGTACGCCCTCGGCTGCCGCCGCGCCGTACTTTGCCTCGATGGTCTTGCGGATGTGGGCGCAGACCTCCTCCGCCTGCTCGAACGTCGCCGTCTTGCCCGTCCCGATCGCCCAGATCGGCTCGTAGGCAATGACGAGCTTCGCCACGTCTGCCGCCTCGAAACCCGCAAGTGCAGCCTCGATCTGATAGGCGACGTAGGCAAGGTACGTGCCCGCCTCGCGGATCTCGAGTGACTCGCCGCAGCAGATGATCGGTGTGATACCCGCCGCATACGCCGCATGGGCACGCTTGTTCACGCCCTCGTTCGTCTCGCCGAAGTAGTCGCGACGCTCGCTGTGGCCGAGCACGCAGTAGGAGACACCGAGCTCCGTGAGCATATCCGTCGAGATCTCGCCCGTATACGCGCCGCTCTTCTCCCAGTGCACATTCTGTGCGCCGACTGCGATGTTCGTCCCCTTGACCGCCTCGGTGACACCCGCGAGAGCCGTTGCCGTTGGGCAGACGACGACCGTCGCCTTTGCGTCCTTGACGAGCGGAGCGAGCTCCTTCACAAGCGCGACGCCCGCCGCAACAGTGTTGTTCATCTTCCAGTTGCCTGCAATGATCGGTGTTCTTGCCATATGTATGATTCTCCTCTATCGTTCGTCTTATTCGTCCGCGAGTGCCGCAATGCCCGGGAGCACCTTGCCCTCGAGCAGCTCCAGCGTTGCGCCGCCGCCCGTCGAGATGTGCGAGATCTTCTCCGAGAGCCCCGTCTTCTTCAGCGCCGCGATGGAGTCGCCGCCGCCGACGATGGAGATTGCGCCCTCCTTCGTCGCCTGCGCCACAGCGCGTGCAACCGCCTCCGTGCCCTTTGCAAAAGCATCAAACTCGAACACGCCCATGGGACCGTTCCAGATGACCGTCTTTGCGCCCTTCAGTGCATTGACGTACTCCTGGGAGGTCTTCGGGCCGCTGTCAAGCGCCTGCCAGCCGTCGGGCACCTTGTCCACATCGACAATCTTCGTATTGGCATCCGCCGCGAACTTGTCCGCAATGACGAGATCGACGGGCAGAACGACCTTCACGCCCTTCTTCTCCGCCTTCTCGAGCAGCTCCTTCGCGAGGTCGATCTTATCGCGCTCGACGAGAGAGTCGCCGACCGGATAGCCCTTCGATGCGTCAAAGGTATGCGCCATACCGCCGCCGATGATGATCGTGTCGACCTTGTCGATCATGTTCTCGATGACGCCGATCTTGTCCGAGACCTTCGCGCCGCCGATGATGGCGACAAACGGACGCTTCGGGTTCTCGAGCGTCTTGCCGATGTAGTTGATCTCCTTCTCCATGAGGAAGCCCGCGACCGTCTCGAGATACGCCGTGATGCCGACGTTCGAGGCATGCGCGCGGTGTGCAACACCGAAGGCATCGTCCACAGCAATGTCTGCAAGCGAAGCCAGCTGCTTTGCAAACTCAGGATCGTTCTTCTTCTCTGCCTTGTGATAGCGCAGGTTCTCGAGGAGCAGCACCTCGCCCGGCTTCAGATCGGCAGCAGCCTTCTCCGCCTCAGGACCCACACAGTCAGGCGCCCATTTTACAGGCTGTCCGAGGCACTCCTCAAGGCGCGCCACAATCGGACGTGTCGAGAACTGCGGCTCGCGTGCCTCCGTCGGACGGCCGACATGGCAGGCAAGGATGACCGCTGCACCCGCATTCAGGAGATGCTGAATCGTCGGGAGCGTCGCGCGGATGCGCGTGTCGTTCGTAATGTGCTGATTCTCATCCATCGGCACGTTGAAGTCCACGCGGACAAATACCTTTTTCCCGTGCGGCTCAATGTGAAGCATTGTCTTTTTGTTCATATTGTCCCCTCCATAAAGAAACGAGATCCGGCCCAAACGTCGGCCGGACCTCGTGAAAGATCGTATGCATACGGTACCATGGAGCAAACGCTAGCTATCCGCATCCACGTCCCATATATCTCTGTTTACTTGTCAGCCGAGTTCCGCAAAGTACTTGATCGTGCGAACCATCTGGCTCGTGTAGCTGTTCTCGTTGTCATACCAGGAGACCACCTGAACGAGCGTGTTGCCGTCGCCCGTGTCGCTGACCATCGTCTGCGTCGCGTCGAAGATCGAACCGTACGTCGTACCGATGATGTCGCTGGAGACGATCTCGTCCGTGTTGTATGCGAACGACTCCGTTGCTTCCTTCTTCATCTGCGCGTTGACCTGATCGACCGTGACCTTGCCATCGACCACTGCATAGAGGAGCGTCGTGGAGCCCGTCGGGGTCGGAACGCGCTGTGCCGAGCCGATGAGCTTGCCGTTCAGCTCGGGGATGACGAGACCGATTGCCTTCGCTGCGCCCGTGGAGTTCGGAACGATGTTGAGTGCTGCTGCACGGCTGCGGCGCAGATCGCCCTTGCGCTGCGGGCCGTCGAGAGGCATCTGATCACCCGTATACGCATGGATCGTCGCCATGATGCCGCTCTTGATCGGAGCGAGATCATTCAGCGCCTTCGCCATCGGAGCAAGGCAGTTCGTCGTGCAGGAAGCAGCCGAGATAACCTTGTCGTCCTTCGTGAGGTTCTTGTGGTTGACGTTGTAGACAATCGTCGGGAGGTCATTGCCCGCAGGAGCGGAGATAACAACCTTCTTTGCGCCGGCCTTCAGATGTGCCTCAGCCTTTGCCTTTGCCGTGTAGAAGCCCGTGCACTCGAGCACGACATCGACATCATGCTTGCCCCAGGGGATCTGCGATGCATCCGCCTGTGCGTAGATATTGATCTTCTTGCCGTTGACCGTGATGGAATCGTCACCCGCCGTGACCGAATCCGCATACTTATAACGCCCCTGCGTGGAGTCATACTTCAGGAGATGAGCG
Encoded proteins:
- a CDS encoding phosphoglycerate kinase, which codes for MNKKTMLHIEPHGKKVFVRVDFNVPMDENQHITNDTRIRATLPTIQHLLNAGAAVILACHVGRPTEAREPQFSTRPIVARLEECLGQPVKWAPDCVGPEAEKAAADLKPGEVLLLENLRYHKAEKKNDPEFAKQLASLADIAVDDAFGVAHRAHASNVGITAYLETVAGFLMEKEINYIGKTLENPKRPFVAIIGGAKVSDKIGVIENMIDKVDTIIIGGGMAHTFDASKGYPVGDSLVERDKIDLAKELLEKAEKKGVKVVLPVDLVIADKFAADANTKIVDVDKVPDGWQALDSGPKTSQEYVNALKGAKTVIWNGPMGVFEFDAFAKGTEAVARAVAQATKEGAISIVGGGDSIAALKKTGLSEKISHISTGGGATLELLEGKVLPGIAALADE
- a CDS encoding YkvA family protein; translated protein: MLRFLVLLRALRRDIAVLLFAMVRRDTPRAVKFLFPLALLYLVSPIDIIPDTIPLLGAVDDMVILPAATELLVRMLPPDARAEGERRVARYGTLILVVASIVVILWFVLLIWALSKVFA
- the tpiA gene encoding triose-phosphate isomerase gives rise to the protein MARTPIIAGNWKMNNTVAAGVALVKELAPLVKDAKATVVVCPTATALAGVTEAVKGTNIAVGAQNVHWEKSGAYTGEISTDMLTELGVSYCVLGHSERRDYFGETNEGVNKRAHAAYAAGITPIICCGESLEIREAGTYLAYVAYQIEAALAGFEAADVAKLVIAYEPIWAIGTGKTATFEQAEEVCAHIRKTIEAKYGAAAAEGVRIQYGGSVKPATIAGLMEKPNVDGALVGGAALKAQDFAAIVNF
- the gpmI gene encoding 2,3-bisphosphoglycerate-independent phosphoglycerate mutase, which encodes MAKLKNAPVALIIMDGFGNGDPNDMKYNAIAMANTPILDGLKKTYKYNQIFASGEYVGLPDGQMGNSEVGHTNIGAGRIVYQQLTRITRDIKNGDFFKNEALLTIVRGVRERGGALHVMGLVSPGGVHSHDDHLFGVLELAKREGLTEVWIHAFLDGRDVPPKSAQEYLEAVEKKAAEIGVGKIATVSGRYYAMDRDHRWEREQLAYEAIAHAKAKTVAKTAVDGVLASYADTSEKPEGVTDEFVVPFVVEGYPGMKNGDGAIFYNFRPDRARQLTHAFVDEKFDGFRRDESLKIPFATFSQYEAGMNALVAFPPEEIDNTFGQYVQDLGYTQLRIAETEKYAHVTFFFNGGVEEPYKGEDRILVHSPKVATYDLQPEMSAIEVTDKVVEAIKSKKYDFIILNYANCDMVGHTGVVPAVVKAVETVDTCVGRFVDAIREVGGEVCITADHGNADKMWDYETNQPFTKHTTNPVPFIVVSDRVKEVHTGALCDIAPTLLTLAGLPIPKEMTGKPLITLA
- the gap gene encoding type I glyceraldehyde-3-phosphate dehydrogenase; translated protein: MAVKVAINGFGRIGRLAFRQMFDAPGYEVVAINDLTSPTMLAHLLKYDSTQGRYKYADSVTAGDDSITVNGKKINIYAQADASQIPWGKHDVDVVLECTGFYTAKAKAEAHLKAGAKKVVISAPAGNDLPTIVYNVNHKNLTKDDKVISAASCTTNCLAPMAKALNDLAPIKSGIMATIHAYTGDQMPLDGPQRKGDLRRSRAAALNIVPNSTGAAKAIGLVIPELNGKLIGSAQRVPTPTGSTTLLYAVVDGKVTVDQVNAQMKKEATESFAYNTDEIVSSDIIGTTYGSIFDATQTMVSDTGDGNTLVQVVSWYDNENSYTSQMVRTIKYFAELG